The genomic DNA GCCGCCAATCGACCGCCGCGTCGCTCTTGTGACGAAGATTTTTCCCTATTGCGCGCTTGCCCGAGCCAGCCTCTTCAGCGCTGACAAGCAGAGACCTGCGGCGCTCTACTCTCTTGCGCCCCGCGATCGAGATTGCGGCCGCCGCGCCCAGCCATTCCGATACTCTCCCCGCCCGTGCCCACTCGACCCCTTGCTGCACTAGCTCCTCGGCAACGCGAGCAGCGTCCTCGCCCCCCTACCCGTGAGCATTCAAGCGGGATTGCCGCGGCCGTCGCTGCGCTCCGGCCTCGCAATGACGGCGCCTTATTGCGCGCAGATCCTCAACGAGACGATTGCAACTGCAGACTTCGGGCTCAGCAAGGCTGCCCTCGCAAGCCAGCCCGAGCAGCGCTTTCCGCCCCCTCCCCCGACAAACCGGCCCGCGCAGCAGGGCACCGGCTGCAGGCTGGCGCAAGCGGCCTCCCTTTTCCCCCAGATGAACCGCCGCTCAGCACGACCACGGTTGCAGGCCAGTGCAAGCGCACTCTTCACGCCGCTGCGGGACAAACCGGCCCTGCTCAGCAAGGCCATCGTTACAAGCCAACGTAAGCAGCCTCTTTGCTCTTTTCCCCAGACAAAACGATCCCGCCTAGCAAGACTGTCGTTGCGAGGCGGCCGCAGGCCGCAGCGGCAACCCCGACCAGACACCTGCCTGATAGCTCGGCGCATGCGGCGCGACCGCAAAAGGGACCAGTGCGAGACCTCGGCGCAACCGACACGCCGGCGCGCGACGGAAGATGCGCTTCCTAGCTGCCCCGAAACGCGCCGCCCTGAAAGGCACCCCTGCGGTTTCGAGCGGATTGCCGTCGCTGCCGCAGAGAACGGCAGGGCAGCGACTCAGGAACAGCCAAACCGGCGCGGTGCCTGCGCTCGCACCAACGCAAGACCAGAAGCGACTGAAGCGCGCCTTGTCACCGCGCGACAGCAGCGACAGCGCTTCAGCGGCTCGCGAAAAAGGCGTCCCACCAGCGTTGAGGGTTGCTCCGCTGGTCGAGAGGGAGCGGGGCAGCTTGACGCGACGTCGCCGCTGCGTCGGGCTTGACCACCACCACAATCGGGATTTCAGTCGGCTTGATAAAGCCGAGCTCTTCGCGCGCCACTCGCTCGACAAACTGCTCTGTCTTCAAATATTCGCGCTGCCGGGTTAACTCGAGATGACGGGCTTGGAGCTGCTCAATCTCAAGGCGCAGCCGCTCAGCTCGACCGCGCAGTTCGTGGATCTCCATCGCCTTGCGTGCCGCCCCGTAGCCAAAGTACGTGACCAGCGGGAGCGTCAAGATCAGCACCACCTGGGTTGCCGTGAGGGGAAGCGTCCGCATGCCTGCATTCTACGCATGGTTGCTTGCTTACGAAAGCGGTTTGTCTCCTTCGCGTAGCGCGCTTCTTACCGCGCTCGCAGAAGAGCGCGTCCTCGCGTCGAGCGAGCAGCGCGCCCTCCCGGCGTGGAGCGCTCGCTCCGCCGATCGCTTGCGCACTCTCGACGACGCCCCTTCGAACGCAGCAGCGCCTTCACTCCGGGAGAACGAGCGGACGCCGCTCCCTTGTTCGACCCGTCGCCCAGCAGGAATGGCCACGGCGCTGCCTCCGGCCTCGCGCTCGTGACGGATGGTCACTGCGAAATCCCGCAGAGGGAACGCGCCAACGACACCCTGCGAGGCACGCCGTTGTTTGCGCGAGCGGCGTCCATGACGCAAGCAGTGAGGACGACGGACCGGCTCCCGCTAGGTCGACGGCAAGGACAAACGGCGCATGACGAGGCACCGTAACCGTATTCCCGCGGCATAACCGCTTTCACCGGACGATACTGTCTGCTAGCTCCCCTCGCTGCCTGCACGCTGAGAGAGGAGCGCGCTGTCGTTGCGCTCATCGCGGCTTCTGGTTTGCCACTCTGGCAGTGCCGCCGCTCATGTGCTGCTCGTTTCGGGGCTGCGTGA from Dehalococcoidia bacterium includes the following:
- a CDS encoding septum formation initiator family protein, which translates into the protein MRTLPLTATQVVLILTLPLVTYFGYGAARKAMEIHELRGRAERLRLEIEQLQARHLELTRQREYLKTEQFVERVAREELGFIKPTEIPIVVVVKPDAAATSRQAAPLPLDQRSNPQRWWDAFFASR